A portion of the Paenibacillus hamazuiensis genome contains these proteins:
- a CDS encoding amino acid ABC transporter permease: MSFDFGYIWKTLPLLLTGLKMTVFISVIGIILSLLIGMAGAVIRTLKVPVLSQIVTAYVEIIRNTPLLVHVFFLYFGLPSLGIKLDALTCGILSLALWGGAFAVENFRGGTDNVPKALIESGQSLGLSTWQIVRSIIVPLGFRISFPAFSNTAVSVIKNSAYLTGIGVAEMTFMAVDRMAYDFKTYEILVSIACIYLILIWGTSFLFSIIERKLDFYKQTAERVKTSGRFDQKFAISIPRVDEDSASKS, encoded by the coding sequence TTGAGCTTTGACTTCGGTTATATATGGAAAACGCTGCCTCTCTTGCTGACCGGTCTGAAGATGACCGTATTCATCAGCGTGATCGGCATCATTTTATCGCTTCTTATCGGCATGGCCGGGGCGGTCATCCGCACGCTCAAGGTGCCGGTGCTGTCGCAGATCGTGACCGCCTATGTGGAAATCATCCGCAATACGCCGCTGCTGGTGCACGTATTTTTCCTTTATTTCGGGCTGCCATCCCTCGGCATCAAGCTGGATGCGCTGACGTGCGGCATCCTGTCGCTCGCGCTGTGGGGCGGGGCGTTTGCGGTCGAAAACTTCCGGGGCGGCACCGATAACGTGCCCAAGGCGCTGATCGAATCCGGACAGTCGCTCGGACTTTCGACGTGGCAGATCGTGCGCAGCATTATCGTTCCTTTGGGCTTTAGGATCAGCTTCCCGGCGTTCTCCAACACGGCCGTGTCGGTGATCAAAAACTCGGCGTATTTGACGGGGATCGGCGTGGCGGAGATGACGTTTATGGCGGTCGACCGCATGGCCTACGATTTCAAAACGTACGAGATTCTCGTATCCATCGCTTGCATTTATCTCATCCTGATTTGGGGAACGTCTTTTCTGTTCAGCATCATCGAGCGCAAATTGGACTTTTACAAACAGACTGCGGAAAGGGTGAAGACCTCTGGACGTTTTGATCAAAAATTCGCCATTTCTATTCCAAGGGTTGACGAAGACTCTGCTTCTAAGTCTTAG
- a CDS encoding type II asparaginase, translating into MKTVKKLMVASLLASSVFSAQLFVPANNMTAKIAHAEEEVKLPNIKILATGGTIAGVAASNTATTGYSIGSTTIDTLINAVPEIKSIANVSGEQIANVGSPDITNETLLKLGKRINELLVSDEVDGVVVTHGTDTLEETAYFLNLVVKSSKPVVIVGAMRPSTAISADGPFNLYNAVKLAGSEEAKGKGALVMLNDRIGAARFITKTHTTSLDTFKSVEDGYLGMISGSKISFYSEPARKHTTDTVFDISAVDELPQVDIIYGYQNDGTYFYKAAVEAGAKGIVIAGSGDGSLSKKDEEGAKEAREKGALIVRSSRTGSGPVTHSKDDDEKGFVTSDSLNPQKARILLMLALTKTNDPAVIQMYYDQY; encoded by the coding sequence ATGAAAACGGTAAAAAAGCTCATGGTCGCCTCGCTGCTCGCAAGCTCCGTATTCAGCGCGCAGCTGTTCGTACCTGCAAACAACATGACGGCAAAAATCGCACACGCCGAAGAAGAAGTAAAGCTGCCGAACATTAAAATTTTGGCAACCGGAGGAACGATCGCCGGAGTGGCGGCCTCGAATACGGCGACGACCGGATATTCGATCGGCTCGACGACGATCGATACGCTGATCAATGCCGTGCCTGAGATCAAAAGCATTGCGAACGTCAGCGGCGAACAAATCGCCAACGTAGGCAGCCCCGACATTACGAACGAAACGCTGCTGAAGCTCGGCAAACGGATCAACGAGCTGCTGGTGAGCGACGAGGTGGATGGGGTTGTCGTTACGCACGGCACGGATACGCTCGAAGAGACGGCTTATTTCCTCAACCTTGTCGTGAAAAGCAGCAAGCCGGTCGTCATTGTCGGCGCGATGAGGCCTTCCACCGCGATCAGTGCGGACGGACCGTTCAATTTGTACAACGCCGTGAAGCTGGCCGGCAGCGAAGAAGCGAAAGGCAAAGGCGCGCTCGTCATGCTGAACGACCGGATCGGTGCGGCGCGTTTTATTACCAAAACGCACACGACTTCGCTGGATACGTTCAAATCGGTGGAAGACGGATATCTCGGCATGATCTCCGGCAGCAAAATCTCGTTCTACAGCGAACCGGCGCGCAAGCATACGACCGACACTGTTTTTGACATCAGCGCGGTAGACGAACTGCCTCAGGTCGACATCATCTACGGGTATCAAAATGACGGAACGTACTTCTACAAGGCGGCTGTCGAAGCGGGAGCGAAAGGCATCGTCATCGCCGGCTCCGGGGACGGCTCGCTCTCGAAGAAAGATGAAGAGGGCGCCAAGGAGGCACGGGAAAAAGGTGCGCTGATCGTCAGGTCGTCCCGCACCGGCAGCGGTCCGGTCACGCACTCGAAAGACGACGACGAGAAAGGATTCGTCACCTCGGATTCGCTGAATCCGCAAAAGGCGCGCATCCTGCTCATGCTGGCGCTCACGAAAACAAACGACCCGGCCGTCATCCAGATGTACTACGACCAATACTAA
- a CDS encoding amino acid ABC transporter permease, which translates to MIKNSPFLFQGLTKTLLLSLSCLVLALILGIIAGVLQTVKKAAVSAVFRGYAELFRGLPIVITLFMVFFILPELGIKVNSYISAMIALSLWSSANISVAVRGAIQSIPPTQVEAAHALGLSNAQTMMYVVLPQAFRRMLPSVIGLLSNLIQSTSLSILIGNMDFLKSAQLVIERVEILEGGAIAFQVYTLVLAVYFVICYPLSMLAKRLERSYR; encoded by the coding sequence TTGATCAAAAATTCGCCATTTCTATTCCAAGGGTTGACGAAGACTCTGCTTCTAAGTCTTAGCTGTCTCGTCCTCGCCTTGATTCTCGGCATCATCGCCGGAGTGCTGCAAACGGTGAAAAAAGCAGCCGTTTCCGCCGTCTTCCGGGGATACGCGGAGCTGTTCCGCGGGCTGCCGATCGTCATTACGCTGTTCATGGTCTTTTTCATCCTGCCGGAGCTCGGCATCAAGGTGAACAGCTATATCTCCGCGATGATCGCGCTCAGCTTATGGAGCAGCGCGAACATATCCGTAGCGGTGCGCGGAGCGATTCAATCGATTCCGCCGACCCAGGTGGAGGCGGCTCATGCGCTCGGGCTGAGCAACGCGCAGACGATGATGTACGTCGTGCTGCCGCAGGCGTTTCGCCGTATGCTGCCGTCCGTCATCGGACTGCTTTCCAACTTGATCCAGTCGACTTCTCTGTCGATTTTGATCGGCAACATGGATTTTCTGAAAAGCGCGCAGCTCGTCATCGAGCGCGTGGAAATTTTGGAAGGCGGAGCGATCGCATTCCAGGTATACACGCTTGTGCTCGCGGTATATTTTGTGATCTGCTACCCGCTGTCGATGCTTGCCAAGAGGCTGGAACGAAGCTACCGGTAA
- a CDS encoding MFS transporter has translation MRETYRKYSLHVYNYFFYIAYAAFLPFVGYWFAEDGLTTQQIGFIFSIGPLVGFLVQPLWGMLIDYYGITKWILAISMALTPWVAISYQYADHYFPLYIAISVVLAVCSSATLPIIDAMTVRHAKQNALSYGAIRVLGSVSFGLAVTLFGLLYNRAGISTMFTVYAVCMTLMVALTMLVPAGDRRERDGGSRSAARRGMIKEMLPLLKERRFLMFLIPVFLAAIGPQMNNAFYSVYVSHFGGEASGKIGILYAVATVTEIPVFLFSGYIIRKLGYVATLTAVSLAGALRWFVLSLEPPFEVLVANQLLSGLTYALFLSAGINYAYDSSPESTKTTAHSLFVVVYTNIAGIVASNVGGWVVKLGGYPLLFQGAAVMSVLGAAGFAALSRLKSGEAASARPRDARSV, from the coding sequence ATGAGGGAGACGTACCGGAAATATTCGCTGCATGTGTACAATTATTTTTTCTATATCGCATACGCCGCATTTTTGCCGTTTGTCGGGTATTGGTTTGCCGAGGACGGCCTGACTACCCAGCAAATCGGCTTTATTTTTTCCATCGGCCCGCTGGTCGGCTTTCTGGTGCAGCCGCTTTGGGGAATGCTGATCGATTACTACGGCATCACCAAATGGATTTTGGCGATCAGCATGGCGCTAACGCCGTGGGTCGCGATTTCCTACCAGTATGCCGATCATTATTTTCCGCTGTATATCGCGATCTCGGTCGTGCTGGCCGTGTGCTCGTCGGCGACGCTGCCGATCATCGACGCGATGACCGTCCGCCACGCGAAGCAAAACGCGCTCAGCTACGGAGCGATCCGCGTGCTCGGGTCGGTCAGCTTCGGCCTTGCCGTGACGCTGTTCGGGCTGCTGTACAACAGAGCCGGCATCTCTACTATGTTCACGGTGTATGCCGTGTGCATGACCTTGATGGTCGCGCTGACGATGCTTGTTCCGGCCGGCGATCGGCGGGAGCGCGACGGCGGCAGCCGCTCTGCGGCCCGTCGAGGGATGATCAAGGAGATGCTTCCGCTTCTGAAAGAGCGGAGATTTCTCATGTTTTTGATCCCGGTTTTTTTGGCAGCCATCGGCCCGCAGATGAACAACGCGTTTTATTCCGTGTACGTCAGCCATTTCGGCGGCGAGGCGTCGGGCAAAATCGGCATTCTTTACGCAGTGGCGACGGTGACGGAAATCCCGGTATTTCTGTTTTCCGGTTATATTATCCGCAAGCTCGGCTACGTCGCGACGCTCACCGCCGTTTCCTTGGCCGGGGCGCTTCGCTGGTTCGTGCTGTCGCTCGAGCCGCCTTTTGAGGTGCTGGTGGCGAACCAGTTGCTGTCCGGGCTGACGTACGCCTTGTTTTTGTCCGCCGGCATCAACTACGCCTACGATTCGAGCCCGGAGTCGACCAAAACGACCGCGCATTCGCTGTTTGTCGTCGTGTACACGAACATTGCCGGAATTGTGGCCAGCAACGTGGGCGGCTGGGTCGTAAAGCTGGGCGGCTATCCGCTTTTGTTCCAGGGAGCGGCGGTGATGAGCGTGCTCGGGGCAGCCGGCTTTGCGGCTTTGAGCAGGCTGAAGAGCGGCGAA
- a CDS encoding transporter substrate-binding domain-containing protein, whose amino-acid sequence MKNIVSKKASVTLAVVMSFTLALLAGCGTAAQKTDDASGAAPASGGSKPAATASADTIPVPDEVKKRGKLVVGVKVDYPPLGYLDQAGKNTGYEPDVVRKMAEYAFGNPDAVEFVPVNATNRIPYLTSKKIDFISATLGVTEERKKEIDFSTNFFDGGAITVVPKGSPIKQIKDLAGKKVIVIKGSTASTYLEKEVPTAEQLKIESNADAFRALKDKRADAMLHDAVLMSEFVKTSPDYVIVGEQVAFAPMAIGVRKNEPEMLNFVNASLDKMKKADYFKTLIEKYMPRAGDLDPMQMIPRP is encoded by the coding sequence ATGAAAAATATCGTATCCAAGAAAGCTTCGGTCACACTCGCGGTTGTTATGTCGTTCACTTTGGCGCTGCTGGCCGGCTGCGGCACCGCAGCCCAGAAGACGGACGACGCAAGCGGCGCTGCGCCGGCGTCAGGAGGCTCCAAGCCGGCGGCAACGGCATCGGCCGACACGATTCCGGTTCCCGATGAGGTGAAAAAACGCGGCAAGCTCGTCGTCGGCGTCAAAGTCGACTATCCGCCGCTCGGCTACCTTGATCAGGCCGGCAAAAACACCGGCTACGAGCCGGACGTCGTCCGCAAAATGGCCGAGTACGCGTTCGGCAATCCCGACGCCGTCGAGTTCGTTCCGGTTAACGCAACGAACCGCATCCCATATTTGACCTCGAAGAAGATCGACTTTATTTCCGCCACGCTCGGCGTAACGGAAGAGCGCAAAAAGGAAATCGACTTCTCGACGAACTTCTTTGACGGCGGCGCGATCACAGTCGTTCCGAAGGGCAGCCCGATCAAGCAAATCAAGGACCTCGCCGGCAAGAAGGTCATCGTCATCAAAGGCTCCACCGCGTCGACTTATCTGGAAAAAGAAGTGCCGACCGCCGAGCAGCTGAAAATCGAAAGCAACGCCGACGCCTTCCGCGCCTTGAAGGATAAGCGAGCCGACGCGATGCTGCACGACGCCGTGCTGATGAGTGAGTTCGTGAAGACGTCGCCGGATTACGTCATTGTCGGCGAGCAGGTCGCTTTCGCCCCGATGGCCATCGGCGTGCGCAAAAACGAGCCGGAAATGCTGAATTTCGTCAACGCCTCGCTGGACAAAATGAAAAAAGCCGACTACTTCAAAACTTTGATCGAAAAGTATATGCCGAGAGCCGGGGATTTGGACCCGATGCAAATGATTCCAAGACCTTAG
- a CDS encoding amino acid ABC transporter ATP-binding protein, producing METNKPKLTIRNLHKRFGDLSILRGVSFEVFPREVIVIIGPSGSGKSTLLRCINGLEGINDGQVFIDDQQIQYTPAALQKVRQRIGMVFQSYNLFPHLTVMENLLLAPVKVQKKSKSEVLPQARALLDQVGLLDKADSYPSQLSGGQQQRVAIARSLVMNPEVILFDEVTSALDPERVRDVLDVMKDLAQRGTTMIIVTHEMGFGREVGDRIIFMDQGVIVEQGAPEDIFVNPREERTKQFLRNVM from the coding sequence ATGGAAACGAACAAGCCGAAACTGACCATTCGCAATTTGCACAAGCGCTTCGGGGATCTTTCGATCCTCCGGGGCGTCAGCTTTGAAGTGTTTCCCCGCGAAGTGATCGTCATCATCGGGCCGAGCGGATCGGGCAAAAGCACGCTGCTCCGCTGCATCAACGGGCTCGAAGGAATTAATGACGGACAGGTGTTCATTGACGACCAGCAGATCCAGTACACGCCGGCAGCTCTGCAAAAGGTCAGACAGCGCATCGGGATGGTGTTCCAAAGCTACAATTTATTTCCTCATCTGACCGTGATGGAAAATTTGCTGCTCGCGCCGGTGAAGGTGCAGAAGAAGTCGAAAAGCGAGGTGCTCCCGCAAGCCCGGGCGCTTCTCGATCAGGTCGGCCTGCTGGACAAAGCGGACAGCTACCCTTCCCAATTGTCCGGAGGGCAGCAGCAGCGCGTGGCGATCGCCAGATCGCTTGTGATGAATCCGGAGGTGATCCTCTTCGACGAGGTCACTTCCGCCCTCGACCCGGAAAGGGTCCGGGACGTGCTCGACGTCATGAAGGACCTGGCCCAAAGAGGCACGACGATGATCATCGTCACCCACGAGATGGGCTTCGGCCGGGAAGTCGGGGACCGGATCATCTTTATGGATCAAGGCGTTATCGTGGAGCAGGGGGCACCGGAAGACATTTTTGTGAATCCGCGCGAAGAGCGTACCAAACAATTCCTCCGGAACGTGATGTAA